A region from the Beduinella massiliensis genome encodes:
- a CDS encoding TIGR03960 family B12-binding radical SAM protein, which produces MQEKIDALLDRVQKPARYTGGEMNCIVKDWESADIHYLFAFPDVYEVGMSHLGSKILYDVINKREDALCERVYSPWVDMADAMREEGVPLFSIETHTPARKFDMLGVTLQYEMSYTNILELLDLAGIPLHSEERTWDDPIVLAGGPCAFNPEPLYKFIDAFVIGDGEESTNQTVDVVKACKREGVSRGECMRRLAGIRGVYVPALYEAAYHEDGTLASFEPTDACASPVVTKCLVANLDEAAYPEDVIVPYTEIVHDRIMLEVLRGCTRGCRFCQAGMIYRPVRERSVERLLSLAERQLEATGYENISLSSLSTGDYSCLPQLAHELMQRFEERRVSISLPSLRLDSEVKQTLEETQRVKKTSLTFAPEAGTQRLRDVINKGITEEDLISSVKDAFEGGWSSVKLYFMMGLPTETEEDLAGIADLAQKVVSQYFAVPRNVRARGLRVTCSASCFVPKAFTPFQWAAQDTLETLEEKQRFLRERMHIKGVEFNWHQPHVSFLEACFARGDRRLADVLEEAWKRGCRFDGWSDQFKYDAWMDAFAACGLDPRFYACRERDRDELLPWAFIDAGVTQQYLWRERERAVQGITTPDCRQGCQGCGLQRMEGACRK; this is translated from the coding sequence ATTCAGGAAAAAATCGACGCCCTGCTCGACCGCGTGCAGAAACCCGCGCGCTACACGGGCGGCGAGATGAACTGCATCGTGAAAGACTGGGAAAGCGCCGATATCCACTACCTGTTCGCCTTTCCCGACGTGTACGAAGTGGGCATGTCGCATCTGGGTTCCAAGATCCTATACGACGTCATCAACAAGCGGGAAGACGCGCTCTGCGAGCGCGTCTATTCGCCGTGGGTGGACATGGCGGACGCCATGCGCGAGGAGGGCGTGCCGCTCTTTTCCATCGAGACGCATACGCCGGCGAGAAAATTCGACATGTTGGGCGTGACGCTCCAGTACGAGATGAGCTACACCAACATCCTGGAGCTGCTGGACCTTGCGGGCATCCCGCTTCACAGCGAGGAGCGCACCTGGGACGACCCCATCGTGCTGGCGGGCGGCCCCTGCGCTTTCAACCCTGAACCGCTCTACAAGTTCATCGATGCCTTCGTCATCGGAGACGGCGAGGAAAGCACGAACCAGACCGTCGACGTGGTAAAGGCCTGCAAGCGGGAAGGGGTCAGCCGCGGGGAGTGCATGCGCCGTCTGGCGGGCATTCGCGGCGTATACGTGCCCGCGCTTTACGAGGCGGCGTATCACGAGGACGGCACCCTCGCCTCGTTTGAACCGACGGACGCATGCGCGAGCCCGGTCGTCACAAAGTGCCTCGTCGCAAATCTCGACGAGGCCGCCTACCCGGAGGATGTGATCGTGCCTTACACGGAGATCGTCCACGACCGCATCATGCTGGAGGTGCTGCGCGGGTGTACGCGCGGCTGCCGTTTTTGTCAGGCGGGCATGATCTACAGGCCCGTGCGCGAGCGCAGCGTGGAGAGGCTGCTGAGCCTCGCGGAGCGCCAGCTTGAGGCGACGGGTTATGAAAACATTTCGCTCTCTTCGCTATCGACCGGCGATTACTCGTGCCTGCCGCAGCTTGCGCACGAGCTGATGCAGCGCTTTGAGGAGCGCCGCGTGTCGATTTCGCTGCCCTCTCTGCGGCTGGACAGCGAGGTCAAGCAGACGCTGGAGGAGACGCAGCGCGTTAAGAAGACGAGCCTCACCTTCGCGCCGGAGGCGGGCACGCAGCGGCTTCGGGACGTGATCAACAAGGGCATCACGGAGGAAGACCTGATCTCCTCCGTAAAGGACGCCTTCGAGGGCGGCTGGAGCAGCGTGAAGCTCTACTTTATGATGGGCCTTCCGACCGAGACGGAGGAAGACCTTGCGGGCATTGCGGATCTGGCGCAGAAGGTCGTCTCGCAGTACTTCGCGGTGCCCAGAAATGTGCGCGCGCGCGGGCTTCGCGTCACGTGCAGCGCCTCGTGCTTTGTGCCCAAGGCGTTTACCCCCTTCCAATGGGCGGCGCAGGACACGCTGGAGACGCTGGAGGAAAAGCAGCGCTTCCTGCGCGAGCGCATGCATATCAAGGGCGTGGAGTTCAACTGGCATCAGCCGCACGTCTCCTTCCTAGAGGCCTGCTTCGCGCGCGGCGACAGGCGGCTTGCGGACGTGCTGGAGGAGGCGTGGAAGCGCGGATGCCGGTTCGACGGGTGGTCCGACCAGTTCAAGTACGACGCCTGGATGGATGCGTTCGCCGCCTGCGGGCTCGATCCGCGCTTTTACGCCTGCCGCGAACGCGACCGGGACGAGCTCCTTCCCTGGGCGTTCATCGACGCAGGGGTCACGCAGCAATACCTGTGGCGCGAGCGCGAACGCGCGGTGCAGGGCATCACCACGCCGGACTGCCGCCAAGGCTGCCAAGGCTGCGGGCTGCAGCGGATGGAAGGGGCGTGCAGAAAATGA
- a CDS encoding TIGR03936 family radical SAM-associated protein, whose translation MRMFLQFQKAESVRHLGLLDLQRTMQRALRRSGLPIAYSKGFSPHVVMSFASALSVGISGEAEILDVTLTQEVPAETCLERMNRVLPPALSASRVVTADDRHPALMGMLRQASYDIRLYGEGAQVISGSLPGFLAQASIEAIRKTKSGEKLVDIRPMIHELRVTERTEDSITLYARVSFEEIATLKPEVLVGALEKFAGVKADKARMCRTGLFGVRDGQALPLIEM comes from the coding sequence ATGAGGATGTTTTTGCAGTTCCAAAAAGCGGAGAGCGTGCGCCACTTGGGCCTTTTGGACCTTCAGCGCACGATGCAGCGCGCGCTTCGCCGCAGCGGCCTTCCGATCGCTTATTCCAAGGGGTTCAGCCCGCACGTGGTGATGTCGTTCGCCTCCGCGCTTTCTGTGGGTATTTCGGGCGAAGCGGAAATTCTGGACGTGACGCTGACGCAGGAGGTGCCCGCTGAAACCTGCCTTGAAAGGATGAACCGCGTGCTGCCGCCCGCGCTGTCGGCTTCACGGGTGGTGACGGCGGACGACCGGCACCCCGCGCTGATGGGCATGCTGCGCCAGGCGTCCTACGACATCCGGCTCTACGGCGAGGGCGCGCAGGTCATCTCAGGCAGCCTACCGGGCTTCCTCGCGCAGGCATCCATCGAGGCGATTCGAAAGACCAAGAGCGGGGAAAAGCTGGTCGACATCCGCCCGATGATCCACGAGCTGCGCGTGACGGAACGAACGGAGGACAGCATCACGCTGTACGCGCGCGTGTCGTTCGAGGAAATCGCCACGCTCAAGCCCGAGGTACTGGTGGGCGCCCTGGAAAAGTTCGCAGGCGTAAAGGCGGACAAGGCGCGCATGTGCCGCACGGGCCTCTTCGGCGTACGGGATGGACAGGCCCTGCCGCTGATCGAGATGTGA
- a CDS encoding ribonuclease E/G, which yields MKREIFLEYGRELVRMAVVEDGKLCEYALERAGEGKRTGSLYKGRVQRVLSGMQAAFVDIGLEKNAFLPLSGSGSVRGGQELLVQVLKDPPGETKGLRLTREITLPGRLCVLKPGGAGVSVSRKLAAPAQERLRALGGAICPPDCGLLLRTQAERADDADIETEARALYERLLSIERAYANRSGPGLVLQEEDLAGRMLRDLLTPDTVRVAAQGEGAHALRELVPENLLELHDAQSTPIFDAYGLETKAERACQRRVWLDCGGYLVIDPCEAMTVIDVNSGKYTGKRGLEETAYAVNLEAAREIARQLRLRDVGGIVVADFIDMEKEEHVEGVLAALREALASDRSKTHLVGMTGLGLVELTRKRLSQPLGEVLTRACPLCRGAGRVLREEEVARRALLEVRRRLSAGSGAALLLTLHPSAAQALSALCAPEGARVYALAKPGTPLEKFALTALAENETPPQGAALLNTEGRNP from the coding sequence ATGAAGAGAGAAATCTTTTTGGAGTACGGCCGGGAGCTCGTGCGCATGGCGGTCGTGGAGGATGGAAAGCTCTGCGAATACGCGCTGGAGCGCGCGGGCGAGGGAAAGCGGACGGGCAGCCTATACAAGGGGCGCGTGCAGCGCGTGCTCTCTGGCATGCAGGCCGCGTTCGTGGACATCGGCCTGGAGAAGAACGCTTTCCTCCCGCTGAGCGGGTCGGGAAGCGTACGCGGCGGGCAGGAGCTGCTCGTGCAGGTGCTGAAGGACCCTCCGGGCGAGACGAAGGGCCTTCGCCTGACGCGGGAAATCACGCTGCCGGGCAGGCTTTGCGTGCTGAAGCCCGGCGGAGCGGGCGTCAGCGTCTCGCGCAAGCTGGCCGCGCCGGCGCAGGAGCGGCTTCGCGCGCTCGGCGGCGCGATTTGCCCTCCGGACTGCGGACTGCTGCTGCGAACGCAGGCGGAGCGCGCGGACGACGCGGACATCGAGACGGAAGCCCGCGCGCTTTACGAGCGCCTGCTTTCCATCGAGCGCGCCTATGCGAACAGGAGCGGGCCGGGACTCGTCCTGCAGGAGGAGGACCTCGCCGGGCGCATGCTGCGCGACCTGCTGACGCCGGATACCGTGCGCGTTGCGGCGCAGGGGGAAGGCGCGCATGCGCTGCGGGAGCTGGTGCCGGAGAACCTGCTCGAGCTGCACGACGCGCAATCGACGCCGATTTTTGACGCTTATGGACTGGAGACAAAGGCAGAGCGCGCCTGCCAGCGGCGCGTGTGGCTGGACTGCGGGGGATATCTCGTGATCGACCCCTGCGAGGCGATGACGGTCATCGACGTGAATTCCGGCAAGTACACGGGCAAGCGCGGCCTGGAGGAAACCGCCTACGCGGTGAATCTGGAGGCCGCGCGGGAGATCGCTCGTCAGCTTCGGCTGCGCGACGTGGGCGGCATCGTGGTGGCGGACTTCATCGACATGGAGAAGGAAGAGCACGTCGAGGGCGTGCTTGCGGCGCTGCGGGAGGCGCTGGCGTCCGACCGGTCGAAGACGCATCTCGTGGGCATGACGGGGCTTGGCCTGGTGGAGCTCACGCGTAAGCGGCTGTCGCAGCCGCTCGGCGAGGTGCTGACGCGCGCGTGTCCGCTGTGCCGCGGCGCGGGGCGCGTGCTGCGGGAGGAGGAAGTCGCCAGGCGCGCGCTGCTTGAGGTACGCAGGCGGCTTAGCGCCGGAAGCGGCGCGGCCCTCCTGCTGACGCTGCACCCCTCGGCGGCGCAGGCGCTGAGCGCGCTTTGCGCGCCCGAGGGCGCGCGCGTTTACGCGTTGGCCAAGCCGGGCACGCCGCTGGAAAAGTTTGCGCTGACTGCGCTTGCAGAAAACGAGACGCCGCCGCAGGGGGCGGCGCTGCTCAATACGGAAGGAAGGAATCCATGA
- the miaB gene encoding tRNA (N6-isopentenyl adenosine(37)-C2)-methylthiotransferase MiaB — protein MLGSIRARADRPRTYCVVTYGCQMNEHDSETLSGMLGDMGMEKAKSRETADFVIFNTCCIRENAERRALGNVTWLKELKKDRPELMVGVCGCMMQQPGMAEKILRQYPFVDIAFGTHNLYRFPELMENALRTRRRVVEVLQDDEGHIPEELPVRRESRTHAYITIMYGCNNFCSYCIVPYVRGRERSRDAAAILAEARGLKADGVKEIMLLGQNVNSYGNDIEGGMTFPQLLSALDEIGVERIRFMTSHPKDLSDELIEVMASSRHICHALHLPVQAGSDRVLASMNRRYTRERYLERVRQLRKRIPDIALTTDLIVAYPGETEEEFEETCSLVREVGYDAAFTFIYSPRTGTRAAQMEGRIDEETAARRIQKLIAIQKESTKKRMEAMIGSTHSVLVDGASKRDETKLAGKDEYGITVNFPGDRSLIGEIVRVRILSAGESTLRGEIAERQ, from the coding sequence ATGCTGGGAAGCATCCGCGCACGCGCCGACCGTCCCCGGACGTATTGCGTCGTCACCTACGGATGTCAGATGAACGAGCACGACAGCGAGACGCTTTCCGGCATGCTGGGAGACATGGGAATGGAGAAGGCGAAGAGCCGCGAGACGGCGGACTTCGTGATCTTCAATACCTGCTGCATCCGCGAAAACGCCGAGCGCCGGGCGCTTGGCAACGTGACGTGGCTCAAGGAGCTTAAAAAGGACAGGCCCGAACTGATGGTCGGCGTGTGCGGCTGCATGATGCAGCAGCCGGGCATGGCGGAAAAGATCCTCCGCCAATACCCGTTCGTGGACATCGCGTTCGGCACGCACAACCTGTACCGATTTCCGGAGCTGATGGAAAACGCGCTCAGGACGAGACGGCGCGTGGTGGAGGTCCTTCAGGACGACGAGGGCCACATTCCGGAGGAACTGCCCGTCCGGCGCGAGAGCCGCACGCATGCCTACATCACGATCATGTACGGCTGCAACAACTTTTGCTCCTACTGCATCGTGCCCTATGTGCGCGGACGCGAGCGCTCCCGGGACGCCGCCGCCATCCTGGCGGAGGCGCGGGGCCTCAAGGCTGATGGCGTAAAGGAGATCATGCTGCTGGGTCAAAACGTGAACTCCTACGGAAACGACATCGAAGGAGGCATGACGTTCCCGCAGCTGCTTTCGGCGCTGGATGAAATCGGCGTGGAGCGCATCCGCTTCATGACGAGCCATCCCAAGGATCTGTCGGACGAGCTGATCGAGGTGATGGCCTCGTCCCGACACATCTGCCACGCGCTGCACCTGCCGGTGCAGGCGGGCAGCGACCGGGTGCTCGCTTCCATGAACCGCCGCTACACGCGCGAAAGGTATCTGGAACGCGTGCGTCAGCTTCGTAAGCGCATCCCGGACATCGCGCTCACGACCGACCTGATCGTGGCTTACCCGGGCGAGACGGAGGAAGAGTTTGAGGAAACCTGCTCTCTCGTGCGCGAGGTCGGCTACGACGCGGCCTTTACCTTCATCTATTCGCCCCGAACGGGTACGCGCGCGGCGCAGATGGAGGGGCGGATCGACGAGGAAACGGCGGCGCGGCGCATTCAGAAGCTGATCGCCATTCAAAAGGAAAGCACGAAAAAGCGGATGGAAGCGATGATCGGCAGCACGCATTCGGTGCTGGTAGACGGCGCGTCCAAACGCGACGAGACGAAGCTCGCGGGCAAGGACGAATACGGCATTACCGTAAACTTCCCGGGAGATCGCTCGCTTATCGGGGAAATCGTAAGGGTACGCATCTTATCTGCGGGCGAAAGCACGCTGCGCGGCGAGATCGCGGAGCGGCAATAA
- a CDS encoding YlbF family regulator → MNEVFEKARALGQAIVESEEFKTMRALEDEAMAMPEVAQQMTVYLEHKQGVETELAKEVPDHTALAAHSEQMKAAQEKLNAMDAVIRMGEARGVFSAMMSQVNQVLQFMVTGETEEAGCSGNCGSCGGCH, encoded by the coding sequence ATGAATGAGGTTTTTGAAAAGGCGCGCGCGCTGGGCCAGGCAATCGTGGAATCCGAGGAATTCAAGACCATGCGTGCTCTGGAGGACGAGGCCATGGCGATGCCTGAGGTGGCGCAGCAGATGACCGTTTACCTGGAGCACAAGCAGGGCGTGGAGACGGAACTCGCGAAGGAAGTGCCCGATCACACGGCGCTGGCCGCGCACAGCGAGCAGATGAAGGCTGCGCAGGAAAAGCTGAACGCGATGGACGCGGTCATCCGCATGGGGGAGGCGCGCGGCGTCTTTTCCGCGATGATGAGCCAGGTAAACCAGGTGCTCCAGTTCATGGTGACCGGAGAAACCGAAGAGGCCGGATGCAGCGGCAACTGCGGAAGCTGCGGCGGTTGCCACTGA
- the mutS gene encoding DNA mismatch repair protein MutS produces the protein MANVTPMMQQYLDVKERYPGMLLFFRLGDFYEMFYDDAVTASRELELTLTGKDCGLKERAPMCGVPYHAAETYINRLIEKGYKVAICEQLEDPALCKGLVKRDVIRVVTPGTVIEQSMLHERQNSYILSLCVDGRRAGVAFADVSTGEFFTYEAETARLADELARILPREIIADEGAMALSERLGAQVPLSPYAQSAFKLSSAKEALTGHFQVASLDVFGLREMKLAARAAGALMRYLGDTQKNALEHITSLRIYHREQYMALDRTARRNLELTDSIRGGSRQGTLLGLLDKTATSMGGRMLRSWIEQPLCVKEGIEERQDAVAELQGDPILAQSLFEELRGVYDIERLLSRISYKSINARDCLALLASLSRIPAVRDLVAERTSPLLRTLYTQMDPVEDVRALLERAINPDAPLLLSDGLIIRDGYSEELDRLRRASTEGKQWVADLEAREREATGIKNLRIRYNKVFGYYIEVTRSNYDQVPYRYTRKQTLANSERFVTPELHELEEQILGAEERSLRLEQQLFSEIREKLSAAIERMQQTALSLKTLDALLSLALAAAQYGYVRPQIMEDGEIEILEGRHPVVEQSLSAGGQFVPNDTHMDVTNNRMLIITGPNMAGKSTYMRQVALITLMAHMGSFVPAQSAKISLTDRIFTRVGASDDLASGQSTFMVEMNEMAHILMNATPRSLVILDEIGRGTSTFDGLSIAWAVVEYLANPEIIGAKTLFATHYHELSELEGHLPGVVNFRVSVKEHGEDVIFLRKIVPGGADKSFGIHVARLAGMPRPVVMRAHEILARLETRDKGQLSIGQNIIGAQAEEKPAQLTLFDSGAMDIVEELKGIDVMALTPIDAMNVLFRLREQARRVK, from the coding sequence ATGGCAAACGTCACACCCATGATGCAGCAGTACCTCGATGTCAAGGAGCGCTACCCCGGCATGCTGCTCTTTTTCAGGCTGGGCGATTTTTACGAGATGTTCTACGACGACGCGGTGACCGCTTCAAGAGAGCTCGAGCTGACGCTGACGGGCAAGGATTGCGGATTGAAGGAGCGCGCGCCGATGTGCGGCGTTCCCTATCACGCGGCGGAAACCTACATCAACCGCCTGATCGAAAAGGGATATAAGGTGGCGATCTGCGAACAGCTGGAGGATCCGGCGCTGTGCAAAGGGCTGGTGAAGCGCGATGTGATCCGCGTCGTGACGCCCGGCACGGTCATCGAGCAGTCGATGCTGCATGAGCGCCAGAACAGCTACATCCTTTCGCTTTGCGTGGATGGACGCCGCGCGGGCGTCGCCTTTGCGGACGTTTCGACCGGCGAGTTCTTCACCTACGAGGCGGAAACAGCGCGCCTGGCGGACGAACTGGCGCGCATCTTGCCGCGCGAGATCATCGCTGACGAAGGCGCAATGGCGCTTTCGGAGCGCCTTGGCGCACAGGTTCCGCTGTCGCCCTACGCGCAGAGCGCTTTTAAGCTCTCGAGCGCCAAAGAAGCGCTGACGGGTCACTTTCAGGTGGCTTCCCTGGACGTGTTCGGCCTCAGAGAGATGAAGCTCGCCGCGCGCGCGGCGGGCGCGTTGATGCGCTACCTCGGCGACACGCAGAAGAACGCGCTGGAGCACATCACGAGCCTTCGCATTTACCATCGGGAGCAGTACATGGCGCTCGACCGCACGGCGCGGCGCAATCTGGAACTGACGGATTCCATCCGCGGGGGCAGCCGCCAGGGCACGCTGCTGGGCCTCCTGGACAAGACCGCGACCTCCATGGGCGGTCGCATGCTGCGTTCCTGGATCGAGCAGCCGCTGTGCGTAAAGGAGGGCATCGAGGAGCGTCAGGACGCGGTGGCGGAGCTGCAGGGTGACCCCATCCTCGCCCAATCGCTCTTTGAAGAGCTGCGCGGCGTGTACGACATCGAGCGCCTGCTCAGCCGTATTTCCTACAAGAGCATCAACGCCCGCGACTGCCTCGCGCTGCTCGCCTCGCTCTCGCGCATCCCGGCGGTACGCGACCTGGTCGCGGAGAGAACGAGCCCGCTGCTCCGCACCCTTTACACGCAGATGGACCCTGTGGAGGACGTGCGCGCGCTGCTGGAGCGCGCGATCAACCCGGACGCGCCGCTGCTGCTCTCCGACGGGCTCATCATCCGAGACGGCTACAGCGAGGAGCTGGACAGGCTTCGACGCGCGTCTACCGAGGGCAAGCAATGGGTCGCGGACCTGGAGGCCAGAGAACGCGAGGCGACGGGCATCAAAAACCTGCGCATCCGCTACAACAAGGTCTTCGGCTACTACATCGAGGTGACGCGCTCCAACTACGACCAGGTGCCCTACCGCTATACGAGAAAGCAGACGCTGGCCAACAGCGAGCGCTTCGTGACGCCGGAGCTGCACGAGCTGGAGGAACAGATCCTCGGCGCGGAGGAGCGCTCGCTCAGGCTCGAGCAGCAGCTCTTTTCCGAGATCCGCGAGAAGCTCTCCGCCGCCATCGAGCGCATGCAGCAGACCGCGCTCTCGCTCAAGACCCTGGACGCGCTGCTCTCGCTCGCGCTTGCGGCGGCGCAGTATGGGTACGTGCGTCCGCAGATCATGGAGGATGGGGAGATCGAGATCCTCGAAGGCCGCCATCCCGTGGTCGAGCAGAGCCTCAGCGCGGGCGGGCAGTTCGTGCCCAATGACACGCACATGGACGTCACAAATAACCGCATGCTCATCATCACCGGCCCGAACATGGCGGGCAAGAGCACGTACATGCGCCAGGTGGCGCTGATCACATTGATGGCGCACATGGGCAGCTTCGTTCCGGCTCAGTCCGCGAAGATCAGCCTGACGGACCGCATCTTCACGAGGGTCGGCGCGTCCGACGATCTAGCGAGCGGTCAATCCACCTTCATGGTCGAAATGAACGAAATGGCGCACATCCTCATGAATGCGACGCCCCGTTCGCTCGTCATTCTGGACGAGATCGGGCGCGGCACGAGCACGTTCGACGGGCTCAGCATCGCCTGGGCGGTCGTGGAATACCTCGCCAATCCCGAAATCATCGGCGCAAAGACGCTGTTTGCCACGCACTACCACGAACTCAGCGAGCTGGAGGGCCACCTGCCCGGCGTCGTGAACTTCCGCGTGTCGGTGAAGGAACACGGCGAGGACGTGATCTTCCTTCGCAAGATCGTGCCGGGCGGCGCGGACAAGAGCTTCGGCATCCACGTGGCGCGGCTGGCGGGCATGCCACGCCCGGTGGTGATGCGCGCGCACGAGATTTTAGCGCGGCTTGAGACGCGTGACAAGGGACAGCTGAGCATCGGCCAGAACATCATCGGCGCGCAGGCGGAAGAAAAACCCGCGCAGCTCACGCTTTTTGACAGCGGGGCGATGGACATCGTGGAGGAGCTGAAGGGAATCGACGTGATGGCGTTGACGCCGATCGACGCGATGAACGTGCTGTTTAGGCTGCGCGAGCAGGCGCGGCGCGTCAAGTGA
- the mutL gene encoding DNA mismatch repair endonuclease MutL: MDFVYRPIQKLDAEIIGKIAAGEVVESPAAAIKELVENSIDAGAKSVTVEIREGGISYLRVTDNGSGIKRSDVRMAFERNATSKIRKADDLFDLRSLGFRGEALASIAAVSRVTLTTRTREDESGTRVVNEGGVITSISDAASPEGTTIVARDLFYNTPVRRKFLKKPATEGARVADMILRMILAHPDVSIRLIHNEKQIYFSPGNGDLRAAAFCLYGREAAKELSQVQSEGSVKVTGLVGVGPLARANRTHQTFILNGRYVRNALLTQALEEACRERVTVGHYPICMLHVQMPGPMLDVNVHPNKLEVRFSNEAVVYDSVYGAVKDCFARGAFAAAPSMTLGTQTDAQVPSVRVQVTPPPEQPEVPAAAGNPAPPAKREKEAMPAFEKKQEAPEPVSEKAGEAAAFAQVVSSYFGGGEAAKEVPRVRQTPGPVAAPVPKLDFAAYPGDMPAKSRAEWTPASGDAAPAKEEAVEIEQQTLRTETAAELSAPADPVPPVFRVIGVAFDTYVIVQQERELLLIDQHAAHERILYERLMRSIDQGEGSQQLLVPQIVRVTPQEHERLEGYRQEIEAAGFEIEPFGEDAYQIRAVPMVLGQPQAKAMFLELLDRLGELRVLATQERRREAILQMACKRAVKGGDALTESEIASLLRQMQEVDAPPTCPHGRPLVVRLTRGELERRFKRINN, translated from the coding sequence ATGGATTTTGTTTACAGGCCGATTCAAAAGCTCGACGCGGAGATCATCGGTAAGATCGCCGCGGGCGAGGTCGTGGAGAGCCCGGCGGCCGCCATTAAGGAGCTGGTCGAGAACAGCATCGATGCGGGCGCAAAATCCGTCACCGTCGAAATTCGTGAGGGCGGCATCAGCTACCTGCGCGTGACGGACAACGGCAGCGGCATCAAGAGAAGCGACGTGCGCATGGCGTTTGAGCGCAACGCGACCAGTAAGATCAGAAAGGCGGACGACCTGTTCGACCTGCGCTCACTTGGGTTCAGGGGCGAGGCGCTCGCCTCCATCGCCGCCGTGTCGCGGGTGACGCTGACCACGCGCACGCGGGAGGACGAGAGCGGCACGCGCGTCGTGAACGAGGGTGGGGTCATTACCTCCATCTCGGACGCTGCGAGCCCGGAGGGCACGACGATCGTCGCGCGCGATCTGTTCTACAACACGCCCGTGCGCCGCAAGTTCCTCAAAAAGCCCGCGACCGAGGGCGCGCGGGTGGCGGATATGATTCTGCGCATGATTCTCGCGCACCCCGACGTATCCATACGCCTGATTCACAACGAGAAGCAGATCTACTTCAGTCCCGGCAACGGCGACCTGCGCGCGGCGGCGTTCTGTCTGTATGGGCGCGAGGCCGCGAAGGAGCTTTCGCAGGTGCAAAGCGAAGGAAGCGTGAAGGTGACGGGGCTCGTGGGCGTGGGCCCGCTTGCGCGCGCAAACCGCACGCACCAGACGTTTATCTTAAATGGGCGCTACGTGCGAAATGCCCTGCTCACGCAGGCGCTGGAAGAGGCATGCCGCGAACGGGTGACCGTCGGCCACTACCCCATCTGCATGCTGCACGTTCAGATGCCCGGCCCCATGCTCGACGTAAACGTGCATCCCAATAAGCTGGAGGTGCGCTTTTCCAATGAAGCGGTCGTCTACGACAGCGTGTACGGCGCGGTGAAGGACTGCTTTGCGCGCGGAGCCTTTGCGGCGGCGCCCTCGATGACGCTGGGGACGCAGACGGACGCGCAGGTTCCGTCCGTTCGCGTGCAGGTGACGCCGCCGCCGGAGCAGCCGGAGGTCCCCGCAGCAGCCGGGAACCCGGCGCCGCCCGCGAAGAGGGAAAAAGAGGCAATGCCCGCCTTTGAAAAGAAGCAGGAGGCTCCGGAGCCGGTCTCGGAAAAGGCGGGGGAGGCAGCCGCGTTTGCGCAGGTGGTTTCCTCCTACTTCGGCGGGGGCGAGGCAGCGAAGGAAGTTCCGCGCGTGCGGCAGACGCCGGGACCCGTAGCCGCGCCTGTGCCCAAGCTCGACTTTGCGGCCTATCCGGGCGACATGCCCGCGAAGAGCCGGGCGGAGTGGACGCCGGCATCCGGGGATGCCGCGCCTGCAAAGGAGGAGGCGGTGGAAATAGAGCAGCAGACGCTGCGGACGGAGACGGCGGCGGAGCTTTCCGCACCGGCGGACCCGGTTCCGCCGGTCTTCCGCGTGATCGGGGTAGCGTTTGACACCTACGTCATCGTACAGCAGGAACGCGAGCTGCTGTTGATCGACCAGCACGCTGCGCACGAACGCATCCTTTACGAGCGGCTGATGCGCTCCATCGACCAAGGCGAGGGCTCGCAGCAGCTGCTCGTCCCGCAGATCGTGCGCGTAACGCCGCAGGAACACGAGCGGTTGGAAGGCTACCGCCAGGAAATCGAGGCGGCAGGATTTGAAATCGAACCGTTTGGCGAGGATGCCTATCAAATTCGCGCAGTGCCGATGGTGTTGGGCCAGCCGCAGGCGAAGGCCATGTTCTTGGAGCTGCTGGATAGGCTGGGCGAGCTGCGCGTGCTGGCCACGCAGGAACGGCGGCGCGAGGCGATCTTGCAGATGGCCTGCAAGCGCGCGGTCAAGGGCGGCGACGCGCTGACGGAATCGGAGATTGCCTCGCTGCTTCGGCAGATGCAGGAGGTGGACGCGCCACCGACCTGCCCACATGGGCGGCCGCTGGTGGTTCGGTTGACACGGGGCGAGCTGGAAAGGCGCTTTAAGCGCATCAACAACTGA